The Brevibacillus brevis genome contains a region encoding:
- a CDS encoding YjcZ family sporulation protein, with translation MSIFNGFDDFALILVLFVLLVIVGCSWD, from the coding sequence ATGAGTATCTTTAATGGCTTTGATGACTTTGCTCTGATCCTGGTCTTGTTCGTTTTGCTTGTCATTGTTGGATGTTCTTGGGATTAG
- a CDS encoding delta-aminolevulinic acid dehydratase, whose product MSKPEMNVALVIGPDTDLDSHAIRNTLEYFGARVFTYWIGRPSDLIDVLNGSDLYPNTDMIILNFHGDEGSLIMPELGEDVYEEGEPKGDFGPDEVRRFAKLDGKIVVGNGCSLGYPELAKAFLDRGCHTYIGPDDYPDGNSALMFALRFFYEVIQNKKSVEEAFRIAKATDEETEMYQLYVKE is encoded by the coding sequence ATGAGTAAACCTGAAATGAATGTAGCCTTAGTAATCGGTCCGGATACGGATCTGGATAGCCACGCAATCCGAAATACACTCGAGTATTTTGGAGCTCGAGTCTTTACGTACTGGATTGGTCGACCAAGCGATTTGATCGATGTATTGAATGGCAGCGACCTATACCCAAATACCGACATGATTATTCTGAATTTCCATGGCGATGAGGGAAGCCTCATTATGCCAGAGCTGGGTGAGGACGTTTACGAGGAAGGAGAACCAAAGGGTGATTTTGGTCCTGACGAGGTTAGACGTTTTGCCAAGCTGGATGGAAAAATCGTGGTAGGTAACGGATGCTCGCTTGGTTATCCCGAATTAGCGAAGGCCTTTCTCGACAGAGGTTGCCATACGTATATCGGGCCAGATGATTACCCGGACGGAAATTCTGCGCTGATGTTCGCACTGCGCTTTTTCTACGAGGTAATTCAAAACAAGAAAAGCGTGGAAGAAGCTTTTCGAATCGCAAAAGCAACTGATGAAGAAACCGAGATGTATCAGCTTTATGTAAAAGAGTAA
- a CDS encoding L,D-transpeptidase family protein — MLIQKITRFVIKGAAIILLTVSISAAIGQKIAYANPSLPIISDQGIYTIEVYPRKHQLIIRKHGKVLKTYAVAVGNPSTPTPVGEYKVVAKGKDWGPSFGPRWLGLNVPWGIYGIHGTNKPHSIGQHLSHGCIRMRNNDVIELFKITPLGTKVTIYGHLLGDPGHDPRNLAEGDVGGDVQLIQSRLKSAGYFHGVCDGKFRSSTTAALKKFQRDRKLRPNGVVSSKVYEELGLLE; from the coding sequence ATGTTGATTCAAAAGATAACTCGCTTTGTCATAAAAGGTGCTGCGATTATCCTTCTGACCGTAAGTATTTCAGCCGCTATCGGCCAGAAAATCGCTTACGCCAACCCTTCGTTACCAATCATAAGCGATCAAGGTATTTATACAATTGAGGTCTATCCGAGAAAACATCAACTGATCATCCGGAAGCATGGGAAAGTATTGAAAACCTATGCGGTTGCAGTTGGTAATCCTTCAACACCTACACCTGTTGGCGAATATAAAGTCGTAGCAAAAGGAAAAGATTGGGGACCCTCATTCGGTCCGAGATGGCTGGGGTTAAACGTCCCATGGGGAATTTATGGCATCCACGGCACAAACAAGCCTCATTCAATCGGCCAGCATTTGAGCCACGGTTGTATTCGTATGAGAAACAATGACGTAATCGAATTATTCAAGATAACTCCACTCGGAACAAAAGTAACGATCTATGGGCATTTATTGGGGGACCCAGGCCATGATCCTAGGAATTTAGCGGAAGGCGACGTTGGTGGAGATGTACAGCTCATCCAGTCTCGATTGAAGAGCGCTGGTTATTTTCACGGGGTCTGTGATGGCAAGTTTCGTTCCTCTACAACTGCTGCTCTTAAGAAATTTCAGCGCGATCGAAAATTAAGGCCAAACGGTGTCGTGTCCAGCAAGGTTTACGAAGAGCTGGGATTGCTGGAATAA